AGAGGAAAAGCTGAAAATGAACATGAtcatttaaaataataatacaataAAAATACCACTTTTGCTAATCAAATGAAAGTGACAAGCTATAGGCATCATACAAATCCAGAATAACAAGAATAGATTTCTCTACGTTGTTAAATCCCTCGCATTATTTGCACAGTCACACATTCTAAGAATTCAGTTTCTATGCATAATAGTGAGATCAAAGTATGTTTGAAAGTATTTACGGTATAAATTATGTGTCTGAAGTTTTGCACGATTCCTTTTTGCGATACGCAGTCCTTATGTAACTATTAAACATTTAAACCTGTCGGTCTTCCGTCAAGAACGTTATATCTAGCTTTAGCTAGAACTTAATACAAAACTCAGTCTTACAACTTGGCATAAAAAGTGTGTTGCATCCTATTCCGTTCTTatcccaaaataaaaatacttcGCTTTCATGCTAATTTGCAATTCGCATTGTCATTAGGTCTGGTCGTTAAGTGGTTATTATGTTAATTAACCGGTTAACAGAAATACACCATCTGGTGGAGGATTTTAGTTCTATGTTCTGATCGCAATTTAAGCAACGTGTGGCTTGTAGTTTATAATTGTTCCGCTAGGCAGCTACACCACGTGAAGTCGGGAAACTTGCTGTTAGAGTTTCACGTGTCTTGAACGTTAAAAGGTGTTTTGGTACTGTTAAGAGATAAAATAACTTTCCGTTAAAATGGTAAGTAACAAAAAGTCAAGGGGACGGCAGAAGTTTCAGTACCATGtcgacaaaaaaaaggttgcaAAGAAAGCCAGGAAGCTCCCAAACATCACTTGGTAAGTATGCCTCATATGTAACACTCAAACTTGTTGGtgttaattgttttatttttgaatatcTTGTCGGTTAGTTCGGCTATAAAAGACAATTGGAGGACTAATCTTTCAGCCagccaaaatttaaaagttatGGGGCTGGTATATGATTCAAACAAATCACTTCCCGTCAGCTCTAACACACCTAGGGTAAAATCTTCGTAAACAATTTCACTAGTTAAGACATCCTTACATTTCCTATTTTAGAATCCTGAAAATCCAGAACCAACTGCTGTGGTTACTGAACTTGAAAAACAATCCAATGCTCCAAGAACAGGAACTATGAGAATGCCAAAAGAAAAGGTTAAATGGATTGAGTATCTTCTTGAAAAGCACGGGGAAGATTATGAGGTAATCCTAATAGTTTGTCAAATGTTCCTGCATTACTAACTGGGTACAAACTATTGCTCTGTTGAACAACACACACCATGGTTGTGGGTTTAGTAACTATGTAGAATAGTTTAAGAAATATTGCTTTTAATATGGAACTTACATTCTGCTGAATGCTGTGAAACAAAGTGCATTTGTATAATGTATGGCATTTCTAAATAGGCAATGGCCAGGGACAAAAATAACCACTATCAAGAGACTGCAGCCCAGATAAgacaaaaaatcaaacagtTCAAGAAAAGACCTGCATATTTGGTAAAATTCATGAGAGCTTGTGGGAAGCTCCCAACTTCAACAGAGACTGTGACAGAATGAGGTTTGAATGTGAAAACTTTTTGTATTGAATAAATACGGACACCGTTTATACTTTCTTTTATAGCAAACATGGTTTCCCCGTGTCGTCATGGTTTGAGAGTCGGATAGCGTTTCCTGAGCAATTGCTTAAGTATTATGATTTGACATTATTTCATCTAGAAATCTAGTGTGCTCCATGCGCGTAATCGTAATAGTCCGAAAGAGTTAACAGATATGAAATACTGAGATATCATAAGCTAAGTGAATACGGGAAATTTCCAAGCATTGTTTAGTATTCTCTTGGCAGGAAAGGCATTCACACCTATCTGATGTGATTCGCTAGGGGGAGGGGGTTGCTATAGAAAGAGATTCGTTCTAAAATTTTAGAGCTTTATGACGTCACAAAccccatttatttttggttttcatccgtttaaaaaattcgtCCGTTTTTCCTATTCTCGTTGACTCATAAAAAAGTCTCATCCTGAGCCCACAGTTGAAACTAAGTCGAATCTAAAATCTCGTAACATTTCGGAAACCTGCCAGAAACGAGAGGCGTTGGTAAGTAGTTATAAAGTTTCCAATAAATTTGCATAACACTCGTGGGTGAAAAGCGGGGATTTTTACGGTTTCAATTTTCAAAGTCGAttactttccttttttttctgtcacAATCCCTTCATTTATGAAAGGGGCGTACCGTTCGTTGCACACGTTTGGTTTCTCACACGTTGCTGACGTGTGAAACGACTGATTCCTTTCCGGCTTCTCTTTCGATGTGGTATCATCGGTAATTTTTTACGAAGAGTCACCGCTCtaacagaataaaaaaatatatgctGGCCGAGTATATTACATCTTTCTATTGGATGGCTTAGATCgtaaaaattgataaaaaaatagatttcgCAGTTTTGAACTAGAGAAAATAAACACACTGATTGTAGAGGAAGGGCCTGATCGGATTGGACAGCGACTTCGTTAGGGTataaactgaaaaaaacaGTATGGCCTCACTCGAAATCCCTGCTGTTCGACTCGAATTTCGTTGGCGCTCTAGCGGAATATTTCGTTTTGCAAACGAAATGTACGAAATTTTGAGTTTCTTTTCGACAGTTTCACAACGCTGTTTGTGACTCGAGAGACCAAACTTTGACCGCTCAAATTCTGTGGAAGAAGtcactttttctttaatgatcGTCTTTGAAGGGTCTGACAATTGAACTCGTGTCAAATGGCTGCAGCACTGGACTACCGGAAACATAAAGTTTTGTTTATCTTCTTGTTCTGCTTCCCCGTGCTCTTCATCATCTACAGCCTTTTTCTTCAGCTAGATGCCGATAAAGTATGATTTACATTACATCAAGAACGTCCAATGTAAAATGTCATAACAATTTATCGTCTAGGTTGAATTTGGAATCAAGATGAACGACAATCTGCCAAATACGGAAAGCAGTCGGGACAAGGGCATTCCAGCGTTGAAAACGATTCTCTACTGGAACCATTTTTTTGGTATCGAGAATTTCACGTTCGGTTTCGGTCATCAACCGTTTATCGACGCTCAATGTCCAACACACACTTGCACCGTTACTAACGACCGGATGCTGTTTAATCGCAGCGATGTCGTCATCTTCTCTGTCCAAAACATGAACCTGTCCGACCTACCTGATATTCGGTTCGCCCATCAACGTTTTGTGTTCTACGAAATGGAATCGCCAGCCAACACCGACCCACAGCCGTTGCTGCACGAGCGCATTCGATTCGGATTTTTCAACTGGACGATGACGTATCGATTGGATTCGGATATTGTTAATCGCGACTCGTACGGCGTTATTGTTCCGCGGAAGCTCACCTTGCCTTCGATGTTTCCGATTGCGCGCCGTAGTGACCCGACAGCAACCGAAAGGAAATCCATCGGCGgcaacaagaagaaattgttGGCTTGGTTCGTATCCAACTGCGTAACGCCCAGCCAACGTGAAATGTACGTTGAGGAACTGAGCCGGTACGTGCCGATAGACATTTACGGAAAGTGCGGCAATTTGACGTGCACCGATCGCAGCGATTGTCGTGAAATGCTCCGCACTGACTACAAGTTTTACGTCGGATTCGAAAACTCTTTGTGCACGGATTACGTGACGGAGAAATTGACCGCCGGTTTCCTTTACGACACGGTGCCCATCGTCATGGGTGGCGTGGATTATACGCAGTTCGCACCGCCCCATTCTTTCATCGACGTCAAAGACTTTGATTCGCCCAAAGAGCTTGCCAAATATCTTCTATTGTTGAACGAAACCGATTCGCTGTACGATCGCTATTTTGACTGGAAACCGAATTTTGATGTACATCTGGATACCAAGCAAGGATGGTGTCACCTGTGCAAATTGGCCAACGACGAACGACTACCGTTTACAACGTACCAAGACATTCTGCAATGGTGGGTCGATGATCCTGAAAGCTGCAATCTACCAGTGGGAAATACGCCCATTCCGAGAATGAAGTAAACAAACGCCTTTTCTTCTGAATTTCAACGCATTCCGGTATGGccttttaatatttttaaaatccgtCTCGGCACCATGTTTCCCTCTTCAACTCGCCATTTTAAATTGTAAGGAAAGATATTCCTCTGGGTATCTTTtcttaaacattttcaatggGATTGGGCGTTTCACTGACGCGGGTCATTGCAACTTCATTCAGGGTGTTGTTCATTTTAAATGCATTTCGCGCATGTTTTTCTATCGCCAAAATGGCGAAAATGTTGAATTCTTTCACCGCTGAGTGATTTGCTTAATTGTAAATTTACTAATTGATTCtcttttattcattttgttcttaTTAAAAATAAGATATCATTTGCGAATGTCTGCATTACAAAGTTAGGAAGCTCATGCGTACTTTCAAAACTGTGCCTTTTTTTCATTACGTCATACGATGCGCTCTATTCTCAGAATGAGTTCTAAATGAGTACATGAAAAAGTTTGGTAAAATGCCCATTCCTCCGGATGTAATAttcgtcccccccccccacacacacgtACACGAGTATCCATTTGGCAAACTTTCtgtcttttcaaaattgattCCATTCGTGCCAAAGCATCAGACACCCAAACGAGGCGGATAGATGGAAAGTTTAGTAAATAGAAGCCCTAAATTGTGTTTGTCAACGTCGACGAAGGGACGCGGAAAAAAAACTGTGGGGCAAAGCTCATCCGTCCGCTGGCTCATCGGAAACCTTCGCCAACGCTTTACGCTCATTGAATAATCtaaacgttttatttttttggctttgCCCAATGCCGTTTTGGAAGCGCATCAAAGTTGGTTGCCGATCCCTTGATGGTCTATCATCAAAACTCTCTTTTAAAGAAAGTTGAAAGGAGCCAACAGAGCCGACGGGCAAGGGGGGGGAGACGACAACCATCAAGTTTCGTCGCGCAGCGTTTGCGGTTGCCCGAATGTCAAGTTCAACCGTTTTAGATTTCTTTTGTCTAAGCATTTTGAAAaatccttttctctttttctgtctttttctcgtttttattTCTGGTGTCACGGAGAACCGTGTCAGCGAAATATCTCCCCACAATAATTCGAGTGAGTCGAgtccttttgtttattttattctgcCCCACTTTGATTGGTGAAACTGACGGACGAACACGAGCGACTTGCATCAATACTAGTCGACCTGCATTATGCGCAAATCCTTTGAATACCATCGACTTTCTTATCTTAGCCATTTGTTAAGTTGCACTTAGCGAAGCAATGCGTGTGACGATGATATcgccatatttttctttctggtcGTGCGGGCGGTTGGCGACAGTGGATGATTCACGCGACTCTAATTTTGTCCGCGATAATGAatgcgtttctttttttttatttggcttacAATCATTCACGTCAGCACGGGCAAAttgcctttattttttgttaggTTTCGTGGCGATAGCGACGCTCTGACGGAATTTCCAACaacaaagcaaaacaaaaattattgtCGGTGCGTGAACAGTCAGTGGGTTTGGATTAGAGCCAGTTCTGAAATTACCTACGTATAGAACTGGTGTGTAATAACGATTTCTAGCTTTGTTTTGTGTGCGTTTTTGTTCCGAATAAGGTTGCAGAGCTTATACTTTAGGAATTGACCATCGACAAAGGCATTTGTTTCATCGATCATCGCTGTCAGTTGGGAAATATAAGCTCCGCTTTCTTCCTTTATgcttttcattcttttgttatagccgcctgtttttttttttgcgcagtTGGTTCTTTATCATCATTGATGTGTCTGCAACTTTGTATATAGGCATGCAGTCGAACACACGTAAAATACATTCTCAAAGTGCGTCTATCGTTTTGGCCAAATTAATGTCCGCCATCAGACGGTGTTTTCTTCGTGTTGTTCCTTACGGCCCCGGTCATTTGGACATGCCATTAGGCGCGTGTTACAAGTGCTGTTATATATGTATAACCGTATTTATAGAAAGAAGGGGGGCAATGAAAATCGTGTGAAAGAGAGGACATTCTTTTTCCATTAGACAGCGCTAGAGCATCCACACATGTACACAGGCTTtagggcaaaagaaaatgtcgtCGAGGAAAGAGCATTTTTATGGGTCTGagctggatttttttttttttattctttattccaTGGAAGAGAATAAAAGTAAGGgtgtctctctttttttgttatataCATGATTCAGCTTTTCCTCTTCATTCCATTACtcttttctattcttctttcttttgcccTTCGCTGGCATTTAAGAAGACACACTGCGAATGGTACAAGAAAACTATTTAGACATCTTGATGGATCGAGGATTTGGTGACAGTTTAGATCATCTTTTATTGAGAGATGGCCGAATTTATGTGCGAAAGAGGGGAAAGCAAGTTTAGCAAAAAAGCCATGTTCTAATAGACTTGGGGTATTAAAGGTCTCCTTGTATATTGCGGAACTGATGGCGGAATTGTTCATATACGTTGAATTTGGCCGTCGTAATAAATTCATTCGTTTTTCTCCGATTGTTGCTGCCGACGAATAATGAATAATAATAGCCGAAGATGAAAGCAAGGGATAGAAATTTGTTTgcgccaaaaagaaaagtccaTCTTAAGAACAATAGGATACAGATGGAACGACTGAAAAGCAAGAAATGATCGCCTTGGAATCCTCCGCTTTCATCATCAATCACGACGCATTTTCGTTCGAATATATAATCCGACGGGCGAAAGACGGGCCCGTTAGAGGTCCTGTTTGGGAAACCTTAGTGGCCCgttttgaaaaagaacttACTCGTTAGCTTGCGAATAAAACAGGATAGAAAACTTAAAGAATGGCGGGCTATTATTACCCTATGTAAAAATGGCCTCTATGTATAGGTAtgtgtatttatattattatactTGATATTCAGAATCAATAGCTGCAGGGGACATTTCCAGCCTTGGATATGGCAGTCCTATAGTGAATTCACGAAAACACGGGGACTTGTATATAGTGTATACATTCCGCTTGCGGATATCCTTTCTTCTCCTcttattcttcttttattgCAAGCCGCTCGTtatctctttaaaaaaaaaattgctttgtATAGCCGACGAGAGAATAGAGAATGTGTTATTCtcattttccttttgctttcatcattttttctctctttaccAGACATGAAAGCGGACCTATTTATATAGAGATATACATGTTCTTTATTTCTATCCTTTATGCGTGTCTCTTACTTTTTCTCGCTCTCGTTCTTTCGCTTCCTATCAGATCTCTTATATACGTCAGGCATTCtgtatataggcctatattctgttttcttctcttcgtCGCTTCGACTCTCTTTTGTATATCCTACAGGCTGCTAGTATACACAAGTGAACATGTCTCTATTGCCCGCATCTCGCTAGATACGTCCAccgtaaaaaagaaaagaggagcTCTTCTCTTATCTGCTGTCAAATAAACCTTCTTCACGAAAGATGCCATTAAGAATCGATTGCATCTCCCTGCTCTTCTTTTCCCCCCCGCTACACTGTGTAGTACGTACACCCCATTGAAAGTGTAATATGTTTCAATGTtaagttaaaagaaaaaatgccaATAAATTGAACGCGATGCATCTTGAAATAATATTCAGAATTATTCAGAATCGCACGAGGGTCTTTTGTCGGTTCGTTGTTCAGTGATGTGCCATTCATAGGATTCGCTTGTCCCAGATGCTCCGTCCTCACAATAATCGCGCAACCTAACACCGTCTGTTAGCAAAGTTTCACGTTCTGCGTGTATTAGTCTAATATCTTTATGGCTTTCCATCTTCATCTGTGTACAGCATATATATACATTAGCACTCGTCCTGCCACAGGGTTAAAAACTTGTATTCTTCAGCATTTGTCTTCTTCGCTTTCTCTGTACTGCTGGATTCCCGGAAGCTCCCCTACGTTGCCGTGCCTGTTTCTTGCCCATTTTTCAGGTCCTCCAACTGAGTCTATTCATCATCACGCAAGCTTCGTTCTTTTCGCTTGCAGCCTCTAGTCGACAAGACCGTAGGGACTGGTCATAAACTTTTAACAAATAAAAGTAGGAATACGTTTTTTAAAAGCACTTTTTTTGTAAGACTCTCTCCGTCTGTACACAATAGGAGAAAACTTGAACGGTCCAGGGAGACCCAAAATCTACCAGACCGGATTCGTCGCCACACCAACGATCTTTATTATTTGTTGTACATCAAGTAAAGGCTGAAACATTGCTTCGATGGAAGAGGGAACAGTGTGTGTCTCTTTTATTCTTGTTCCATGAAGGCATTGATGGCCAATTGCTCGAAAAGAGAAGCATCCGCATAGCGGATGGAATTTAACGTAGCACAGCTTTCTAAGACAGGCAACTTGCAACTCGGCCGATTGTGAGAGAGGAAGTGAAGCTGCAAGAAAGGATAGCAATGGAGGGGCAAGATGTATACAACTCTCGCTTTCAATTTGTCTAAAAGCTGGaggtagaaaaaagaaatgtgaaagtccctttttttgtatatCCAACAAGGggaaggtaaaaagaaaagaaaaaaagggaagaagagaaatgaactggttcttttttattttttggagcTCCAGCTATACATAGGGGTGTAGAATCGATGAGATATATAAAAAGTGAAACCCTTTACGATGTTTGGTGATGAATGAAATGTCTCCAACAGATCTAAGGTAATTTCCGTCGGGACccatttttctcttctaaCTGCCTCCAGTGATTTCCTCTTCATCAATAGATGAAAAGTCTTTTTGATGTCGTGGCAATGGGTTGATTCGAAAGGTCACTGGGAGCAACTTTGTTCAAGCGAATGTATTTTTGATAAATCAATTGACGCGTACCGGATAAACTTTTCCATTTGTGCTCCGAATGCAAACAAGTTGCATTTCAGATTGTgcaacattttcattttgcaaaAAGTATAGCGTCCAATATAGCCAGAAGactgaataaaagaaaacgatagTCAACATAAAGCAACAGTGTAGTAGGTTATTACTTATTAGTGAGTCTGCACGAGTACACCGAAGATATAGCAACGGGATGGCAAAGTAATAAAGATGATGAGTTTTTCCCAGCTGCGGGCCTGTACTACATCCTGATCAAAATCTCGTAGGCTTGCGAACGGACCAAGAGAACatcaagttttttcttttttg
This genomic stretch from Daphnia magna isolate NIES linkage group LG10, ASM2063170v1.1, whole genome shotgun sequence harbors:
- the LOC116932212 gene encoding nucleolar protein 16: MVSNKKSRGRQKFQYHVDKKKVAKKARKLPNITCSAIKDNWRTNLSASQNLKVMGLVYDSNKSLPVSSNTPRNPENPEPTAVVTELEKQSNAPRTGTMRMPKEKVKWIEYLLEKHGEDYEAMARDKNNHYQETAAQIRQKIKQFKKRPAYLVKFMRACGKLPTSTETVTE
- the LOC116932183 gene encoding alpha-(1,3)-fucosyltransferase C, with amino-acid sequence MAAALDYRKHKVLFIFLFCFPVLFIIYSLFLQLDADKVEFGIKMNDNLPNTESSRDKGIPALKTILYWNHFFGIENFTFGFGHQPFIDAQCPTHTCTVTNDRMLFNRSDVVIFSVQNMNLSDLPDIRFAHQRFVFYEMESPANTDPQPLLHERIRFGFFNWTMTYRLDSDIVNRDSYGVIVPRKLTLPSMFPIARRSDPTATERKSIGGNKKKLLAWFVSNCVTPSQREMYVEELSRYVPIDIYGKCGNLTCTDRSDCREMLRTDYKFYVGFENSLCTDYVTEKLTAGFLYDTVPIVMGGVDYTQFAPPHSFIDVKDFDSPKELAKYLLLLNETDSLYDRYFDWKPNFDVHLDTKQGWCHLCKLANDERLPFTTYQDILQWWVDDPESCNLPVGNTPIPRMK